The following are from one region of the Etheostoma spectabile isolate EspeVRDwgs_2016 chromosome 15, UIUC_Espe_1.0, whole genome shotgun sequence genome:
- the LOC116703606 gene encoding Na(+)/H(+) exchange regulatory cofactor NHE-RF2, producing MASERKPRLCVMVKAETGYGFHLHGEKGKSGQFIRKVEPGSPAEATGLRAGDRVVAVNGVNVEKETHHQVVQRIKAVDNETRLLVVDHETYESLRSLRLTATEDMAVLRAGLPSSSSPPASPSPPPSSVPSSPSKKRENGSVSKQVQKPTRRSPSKAVKKEAVAQAVAHTQPQSQSQPQVDPPELVPRLCHLLRSDTGYGFNLHSDRSRPGQYIRSLDPGSPADHAGLRPQDRLIEVNGVNVEGMRHAEVVAFIKKGGDETWLLVVDPDTDEHFKTMGVVPTVSHLRDYDGPSISNGSHNPQINGSSTTQSIRSTHSDLSSHGNSTQLADDEGGRLMDPFAEMGLSATAAEEKMKVHAKEKKKAPQMDWMKKYELFSNF from the exons ATGGCCAGCGAGCGGAAGCCACGGCTTTGTGTCATGGTAAAAGCGGAGACCGGGTATGGATTTCACTTGCATGGTGAGAAAGGGAAGAGCGGACAATTCATTCGCAAAGTGGAGCCTGGCTCCCCTGCAGAAGCGACAGGACTGCGAGCCGGGGACCGAGTGGTTGCAGTGAATGGGGTTAACGTGGAAAAAGAGACACACCACCAG GTGGTACAGCGGATCAAAGCTGTGGACAATGAGACCAGGTTGCTGGTGGTGGACCATGAGACGTATGAAAGTTTGCGCAGCCTCCGCCTCACAGCCACAGAGGATATGGCTGTCCTCAGGGCCGGgcttccttcctcctcctctcccccggCCTCCCCCTCACCTCCCCCATCTTCGGTCCCATCCTCCCCCAGCAAGAAGCGGGAGAATGGCTCGGTGTCCAAGCAGGTGCAGAAGCCCACCAGGAGGTCACCATCAAAGGCTGTGAAGAAG GAGGCTGTTGCTCAGGCTGTAGCCCACACCCAGCCCCAATCCCAATCACAGCCCCAAGTCGACCCGCCCGAGCTTGTTCCACGTCTGTGCCACCTGCTGCGGTCCGACACAGGCTACGGCTTCAACCTCCACAGTGATCGGTCCAGGCCCGGACAGTACATCCGCTCGTTGGACCCAGGATCACCTGCAGACCACGCCGGGCTACGGCCACAAGACAGGCTCATTGAG GTAAATGGTGTGAACGTCGAGGGCATGCGGCATGCCGAGGTGGTGGCCTTCATAAAGAAAGGGGGAGATGAGACCTGGCTGTTGGTGGTGGACCCAGACACAGACGAACACTTCAAGACGATGGGCGTTGTCCCCACAGTCAGCCATCTCAGAG actATGATGGTCCATCCATTTCCAACGGCTCCCACAATCCTCAGATCAACGGCAGCTCCACCACACAGTCCATCAGGTCCACGCACTCTGACCTCAGCAGCCATGGCAACAGCACACAG CTGGCGGACGATGAGGGTGGCCGGCTGATGGACCCGTTCGCTGAGATGGGCCTGAGCGCTACGGCAGCAGAAGAAAAGATGAAGGTCCATgccaaagaaaagaagaaggcgCCACAGATGGACTGGATGAAAAAGTATGAGCTGTTCAGCAACTTCTGA